The Hevea brasiliensis isolate MT/VB/25A 57/8 chromosome 9, ASM3005281v1, whole genome shotgun sequence nucleotide sequence atatagattaTGTATTAATATATTATACTAATTAATTTGTTGTAATTTACTAAATAAGAGATTTGTTCCCAATAATGCACAAATAAAtatcatataataaaaaatattttataaataaaatttaaaaagcaataaaatatattataaactaaattaaattacgctagaaattctattattatttgATTTCATACGAAATCTAATTACTTTATTAcagaaaatataataattttatataaatttataatttatcttataaaatttttgtaaaatattatttttttcataaaataattaattatgaaaattttattaacttaatgaAAAAAATTTCTTAATTGTAAAAAacacaaataaaaattttaaaaaaaaattaagggatGAATTATATAtagtaaattttgttaaaaaattacAAGAACAAGTTTaggtttattaaatattatttattgaatttttaaaaaatatcatatgtatttttttacatgaattttttttttcattaagttaataaaattttcataattaactattttatgaaaaaaataattattttataaaaattttataagataaatcataaatttatgtaaaattatgTTATTTTTCATGATAAAATAGCATGCAATAAATAATCATAGAAGACACTTAGATGaaatcaataattaaataataaaaaataataataatataagaaatagctaaaatacaatttaaaagaaatgctatttgattttgatataaattaatgttaacaaaaaaatattaatgataactaaatttaaatttaattattttttatatttctatattattgtaattataatttctaaaaaATTGTAACGTtgtacttaaaataaaaaaagttaAAGGAGCAGGGTGCAATTATCCCCAACTATTGAAGACTTCCAAGTCCAGACTTCAGAGGACGATCCAATGGTGAGAGCGTCAGCCGTGGAAGGTGTATCAGGCGAAGCAAAAGGGGAGATCGTTATAGTCGAAGAATGGAATGGCTCTTCTTCAACCAAGCTCTCTAAAACTGCTACTATCACCGCTTCTCCTTCTCTTTCCATCCAAAGGTCGATTCTTTTATCTCCCTATTATCAATCGTTtccattttctttctctttttttatgTTCTACATTCTTGAATTTAATGATTTGCAGATCTGGTAGCCGTTTTGATCACGTTTGGAGACGCGTCCTTCAAGCATTTGTACCTGAGGCAAGTCTGTTTGTTGATTTCTttaggcaatttttttttttaaaattttcgttATTTATTTGTATTCTGTGATTAAACGCAGGGTTTTCCAAGCAGTgtaacatcagattatgtccctTTTCAAGTGTGGGATTCGTTGCAGGTAACAATAgcaattaattatgtacataagCAGGCTTAACTTTGCCAAGGGATGGGATTTGGCAGTAATGATCCTTGCTAACTGTGGTTGGTAGTTTTAATTTTTATAGGGTCTTTCGACTTACATAAGGACCATGCTTTCTACACAAGTGAGTTCAAATTGGGTTAACGTTTTTAAGTTTTCTCAGTTTTGGCATGGTGGGtctaaactcttttttttttttttttaacttttttttaattgTCATTGCAAGGCTCTCTTAAGTGCAATTGGGGTTGGAGAGAAATCAGCGACTGTCATTGGCGCCACATTTCAGGTATAGGATTGCTTGTACCTCTGTTTCGTGTGGAATATCTGTGGTTGAATGCTTTTATGCCTTATGGGTTTTTCTATGATTGAATTAAAGTAGTTTAAACCTTGAAATATCTTTTTGTTTGTTGAATTAAAGCTTGTAAATTGTAATACTTTTTTATTGAAATTGCTACAGTGGTTTTTGAGGGACTTGACTGGAATGCTTGGAGGGATACTATTCACATTTTACCAGGTCTGCTATTATATGCTTTTGTTTTTGTATTCTCTGTCTTTCATTAATCTATAGAGTTTATCCTAAAACTTTACAGATAAGGTGTTTAAGCTTTTTATTTGTTGCACTTGGATGAAAGACATTTTCTGGCTTTCACTTTTAATATTAATGTCTACTTAATACCTTCATATGGTCATTCTCATCTGATGGtatcaaaattatatatatatatatatatatatatatatatatattgaaattgatcCTTCTTTAGACTGTGAAACTGGAAAATTCTATACTTCTCAGGGCTCAAATCTGGATAGCAATGCCAAAATGTGGCGTTTGGTTGCAGATCTTATGAATGATCTTGGTGCGTCCTCAACtctctttttccttctttttctctCTCATAGCATGCACATTCAAAGTTTCAGAGTAATACTTACAGATTGATACCAAATTGGCTTCTACCAATCTATTTCTAGTGATGCTAGTTTCTATGCAGTTGGTACTGGATAGTCACATTTAGTTTGTTATTGTTCTCAAGAAAGCTCATATTGGTTGCAGGAATGTTGATGGACCTCGTATCTCCTTTGTTTCCTTCAGCATTTGTATTGGTAGTTTGCTTAGGGAGCCTATCAAGATCATTCAGTAAGTCTCCAAATATGTAAATTTTTTGTGCAAGGTCCTATAGGAACAAACTGAAAACTGCTAATAGATTTTGACAATTTTTTGTTGGAGAATTCTGTAGTTTGTTTATGCTTTGTAAGTGTATAAGCAAAGATGTTCAGGTCATTTGTATGTTGATGAATTGATTATTTATCTTTTCTCATTCAGTTACAGcacaactcttgtaaaatttGAAGCGGTCAatggaatttaatttttttcttaactTTTTCTAGATAGAAATACCATAATTCAAGTAACGATGCTCCTTCACTATCATTATTTAACTGAATCTTCTTTTTTTCGTTGTGCTGTTTCTTTAATTAGCTGGTGTTGCCAGTGGTGCAACTAGAGCTGCGTTGACACAGCATTTTGCTCTCGAGAATAATGCAGCAGATATATCTGCCAAGGTACCATTGTATTCCTTGGGACTCTGGGATGTAAGccttcaacaaattttctttgtttttGTTAGTGTGACTGCTAACTTGTTTCCAGTATATTGATAGGAAGGAAGTCAAGAAACACTGGCAACAATGACTGGCATGGCATTGGGGATGCTCCTTGCTCGCATAACAATTGGACACCCCTTAGCTATCTGGTTTTCGTTTCTTTCTCTCACCTTGTTCCATatgtatggtaaatttctgctGCTATTGTTTTTTATATGGAAAAGTATTTCTAGCCAAGGAACCTGGCATTTACCTTCCAGGTTCCATTAGGAAAATTGGATGCATGAATAAATTTACTTTTCCAGTCCATGATGAGTAAATTTATATGTGAGTTTTTATTGGAAAGAATCCAGCCTTGTCTTACAAGATAGTAGTTTTTGTAAGCAAAATAGGTGAGACATACACTGAAAGGACTAGCAAGAACTAAACATTTCTTGTGTCTCTAAATCTGATTGCCTAACGCAGAATTAGATGGAAAACAAACTTCTCCATAATTCTAAAGGAAAAACAAGTAGTTTTACTCAGTTACCAACTCTTATGTATATTATGTTCACCCTTTTGCTTAATTACAGTATTTAGATGTAAAGTGGTAACATGTATAATTTATGATACAGCTGACAGTGTATATTGATTTGTTTTCCTTATGTGCAGCAAACTACAGGGCTGTTCGGTGCCTTGTACTGACATCTTTAAATATGCAAAGGAGCTCAATTCTTTTGCAGCATTTCATGGAGACAGGCCAAGGTAAGTGATGACTACAATTTGAAACAGTCCTCTGTAATGGGTGAAGCATCCAAGGGAATGTCCTAGGCAGACCTGAGCACAATCATCCAGTTTGCTTAGATGTTAACTTTGTAGAATGaaggaaaacaaaaaaaaaaagcttggGAAATGGTCATTCTATACCATTCACATGCTTCATTTTATTCTTTTGCAAGCCAAAGGCAAAATAATTAGCATGTTGTGCAAGGGCTGAGGTTTCATGTCCATTTTACAATACCTGAATACATTTTAGTTCTTATCCTAATTCGTTTATCTTGCTACTTTGATTTTAATGCTAACATCTGAATTTGTTGCCAGCTCTCTCCCCTGAACAGGTCTCTAGGATGGAACATATTTTACCCAAATGGACCACGTTTTGGAGCTCAAAGAATGTTAAATTGTTGCATAAGCAAGTACACTTGGGTGTGAGAGTTTCTTCACTTGATCACCAGGAAATGTGAGTTTCATTTTTGTTTAGCTGATCAAGTTTTCACTGGCATGAGGCTTCATTAGCCATTTGCAATGCACACCCACTTCATTTTTCCTGAATGAGATATATGGTCAAAGACGTTTGCAGAATCACATTATGTTATAGTGGTATTTTTTGGCAGTACTTCCATGAAAATTGTTGTGAATAACACCTGAAAAGATAGATCACAGGTTACAatactttaattcatttttcagacACGACCATGGCTCAACTCCTGGCATGTCTGCAATTGGGCTCCTTTGAACTGGCACCTAAAAAGTATTTGCTTTTAATTAGTTTTATTCATGTCTATAAAGCTGACAATTTGAAAACATTCTTAAACAGGACGGAGCTGTTACGTTCTGCAGGATCTCATCGGAAAGGTTAAGTCCTAGTCGCTACTTTTTAGCAATTGAATTTTGAAGCTGAAAGCTGTAAACTCATTTTAGTCGTCTCTTTTTGTCTTTCTAGCAAAGTACTTGCTAGTGGAGAGGAAGACAAGCATCAGCATTTTGATGCACAAAAATTCAACATCTTCAGATGTCTTGCAATCGTTTATTCATGCACTGGTTATGGAAAAACTTATGGAAGAAAATACATCTGTGCATTTGGAGAGCCAATCATGGATGGATAAACATTACAAAGATTTCCTTCAAAAGGTATTTTTTCAAGTTCCTTGCTTTTGTGAGATTAGCATTTTTCTACCGTTTTTAATTCTGATGTCCATTTTGTTTTTCCTCCTTTTGAATCTGGCAGTTAAGTTTATCAGGTTGGAAAACAGAACGCCTTCTTTCCCATTCCATCATTTGGAAGGCAAATTGGATATGTGGGCCTTCAGATGATAAGGTTGACTAGGTACCCTTACCTACCTTTACTATGGGCCTTCGGACGATAAGGTTGACTAGGTACCCTCACCTACCTTTATTGTGGATTCTTAGATTGATATCAtttattcatgttgagtaggATGGTAAGGGATCGATTTATGGAACCATTTGTGAAAAAAACCGATGATACTTTCACCAACAAGAATTTGTATCTGCACCCTGGCAGCTCTCGTATTTATATGAATTGCCTTGGTCAGTAAATCACAGTGGTATAAGTATTGATATTCTAAGCTAGAAACCAGAACAAGAATGTAAACCTTAGATCCAACAAGTTCAAAAACTTGGTTGACAAATTTTCTTTTTGGCACTAGTAATTGTGAGAATATAAATGAATGGAAAAATTGCCCCTAGGTCCTTGAGTTTTGGGGTTGATATCATTTTAAACCACAACCTTTAAATTGTTGTAATGTGTTCTTGTTATCTAAAAACCATTAAGATACCTATTTCCTTTACTCTTtgaatttttcattcatttttccaGGGAACATTCCAAATAATATGTCAAAGAAAAATGCTCTATGAATAAAAGAAGCATTGGATTCAGTTTTACAGGCAACAACTATTGCTAggcaaatcaaaaataaaaagatTTAGTCTTAGATTAAACTTCTCTTTAGGATTTTACACATTATCAACTGTTTCATGCAAACTATAtgtattagattaaatatttctGATAATTATAGGTCTAGGCTAGTTAGATTGAAGAAAAATGGGATGAAGGAATTACAAGGAGAAAAATTCTGTGGCTCCTCATATTGCGACTGTTTATAAAGGTTATAT carries:
- the LOC110645965 gene encoding protein root UVB sensitive 3, which produces MVRASAVEGVSGEAKGEIVIVEEWNGSSSTKLSKTATITASPSLSIQRSGSRFDHVWRRVLQAFVPEGFPSSVTSDYVPFQVWDSLQGLSTYIRTMLSTQALLSAIGVGEKSATVIGATFQWFLRDLTGMLGGILFTFYQGSNLDSNAKMWRLVADLMNDLGMLMDLVSPLFPSAFVLVVCLGSLSRSFTGVASGATRAALTQHFALENNAADISAKEGSQETLATMTGMALGMLLARITIGHPLAIWFSFLSLTLFHMYANYRAVRCLVLTSLNMQRSSILLQHFMETGQALSPEQVSRMEHILPKWTTFWSSKNVKLLHKQVHLGVRVSSLDHQEMTELLRSAGSHRKAKYLLVERKTSISILMHKNSTSSDVLQSFIHALVMEKLMEENTSVHLESQSWMDKHYKDFLQKLSLSGWKTERLLSHSIIWKANWICGPSDDKVD